ATTCTTCCAACAAGGACTCAGCATTGTTTTTATTCTAGCGGGTGGTTTCTTGGTATCCGAGTATGGGATACGTATTCTAATGGTATGTACCACCATTTTAATGCTTATTTTAAGCATTATTTTAACCGGGATGATTCTTACGGAGAAACGAAATTCACTTTTTAAGGATGAAATCAAGTAACTTATTTTCCACGGAATTGGCGAAGCGACTCAAGGGAATGGTATTACCCCACCTATCGACGCCGGATTGATTGAATCAAAAAAGATGAAAGGCATCGCTTTATCATTCAAAAAGCAAAATCGTTTGCCTTTAACTTGAGCCGATGGGCAGCAGGACGCGGTTTTCGCTGTACCAATCGACGATCATAAAGTTAGAAAATGAGTGAATATTGAAACCTTCAAAGAGTGTTTTCCGTCTAAATTAGGTGAATTCAAAATTGGAGGTGTACGGAAGGCATGAAAGCCGTTATCCCTTTTGTTTTATTGGCGCTTGTTGCTCTTTCCGGTTGTTCCTTCGGCATCGTGAATCTGCCGAATGAACAACATGATAATTCTGATCCGGCTAAGATGGAGACCTGGTTGGCAAGCCCAGCTTTTCAACTTGAAGCAGTGAATGAGAATAATGAAAAAGTAATCACGACCGCTTTTGGGGAGAAGGAACATTTGGCCGTCATCCCCGGATCTATTCTTGCAGGGGTTAATGCGAAAATGATGTGGCTGTTCTGGGGAGAGGCCGATCAATTGGTGGGGAAAAAGGTGAAATTTATGGCGGTCAGTCAAACCGGTGAACGTATGGAGTTCGGCGGGGCCTATGAGGATTCCCTCTCGGGTGAGAATTGGGGAGCTCCTGCATCGATTCTGGCGTACCCCAACTTTCCTTCTTCGGGATTATGGAAAATCGAGGTAACGGTTGACGACAAGCCCTTTGGCGAGGTCGTCTTGGAAGTGAAGGAGGAAGCATAAAAAGGGGAAAAGGATAGGGGGTGGGATCGATCATTGCCCAAATCTTTTTCCAAAGCTATTCAGCAACCGTCGTCAGCCTGACTTTTGTAATAAAAGAAATGAATTACATCGTTTCCTCTCTTCTCTGTGAAAATCCACTTCATGCAGGGGTTGTATCTGAGAGACCATGAATGTTTAGTAAGGGGGGATTGCCGGTGCTTCTCAAGGCGGCATTTGTTCTCTTATTGGTTATAGGGATATTGTTATTGATTCGGGTGATCAAGGGGGCATCAAAGAAAGAGAGTGCCCAAAAGAGATCGGGGAATGCGTTGGAGTCGCTCGCCCTTTTGATCTATGATTCAATTCTGCTCTACTTTGCCGTTTTAGTCGTCGGCGTATTGCTTGGCGTCGTTTCCTCCTATCTTTTTGAGTAAACGGACCTTTTTCACCGCTCCTTTGACCATGGTTCACTGAAACAAAGGGAGTCAAGGAAATTTTAAAAAAATCCTGCAGAAAAGCAGGATTTTTTCTTTTTCCATCGAAGAGTATAATAGTGGGGAAAAGTGGTGTAAAGTGGGGCGAAATGGGGGAGGTGTGGGGAGAAGATGTTCATGGGGGAGTATCGCCATGCGATGGACGAAAAAGGGCGGCTTACGATCCCTGCCAAGTTCCGTGAGGAACTGGGTGAACGCTTCGTCTTAACCCGCGGCCTGGACCAGTGCCTCTTCGTCTACCCCATGGAAGAATGGAAGAACCTCGAAGGGAAACTGAAGGGCCTTCCGTTCACCAAGGCGGATGCTCGGGCCTTTTCCCGCTTTTTCTTTTCCGGAGCGGTGGAATGTGAACTGGATAAGCAGGGCAGAGTAAACATACCGGCGACACTGCTTTCGTTTGCCCGGATTGAAAAGGAATGTGTCATTATCGGGGTGTCCAACCGTGTGGAGATTTGGAGCGAAGCAGGGTGGACCGCGTATCTTAGCGAAAAGCAGGGTTCTTTTGACGAAATCGCCGAGAAGTTGGTTGATTTTGATTTGTAACTCCCAGGAGATATGAAGCGATTCAATGGTCGAATCATGGAATGATGAAGATAAAGAAGGAGGAAAAATGTTCCATCACCGGACGGTATTGCTTCAAGAAGCGGTGGAAGCCCTCCAAATAAAAGAAAATGGAATCTACGTGGATGGAACGTTGGGAGGTGGAGGGCACAGCGAGGCGATTCTCTCCCGGTTGAAAAACGGTCTCTTAATCGGTATCGACCAGGACGACCGGGCCATCGCCGCCGCCGGAGAACGACTCCATCCCGGAAAGAACCGTCTCCTCCTCGTCAGGGATAATTTCGTCCATATGGATGCGATCTTGAATCAGCAGGGAATCGAGAAGGTGGATGGATTTCTCTTCGATTTGGGCGTCTCATCCCCCCAATTGGACGAAGAGGAGCGCGGATTTCGCTATCAGGAGGAAGCCCCTCTCGACATGCGCATGGATCGCCGCCAATCTCTCACCGCGTATGAAGTGGTGAATGAATGGCCGGAAGGGGAGCTTACCCGCATCATCCGGGAATATGGGGAAGAGCGCTTTGCACGCTCGATCGCCCGGAGAATCGTGGAGAGGAGGAAGACGGCGCCCATCGCCACCACCGGGGAGCTGGTGGAGGTGATCAAGGAAGCGATTCCCGCCCCAGCCCGGCGAACCGGTCCCCATCCGGCGAAGCGTACCTTCCAAGCGATCCGCATCGCGGTAAATCGGGAGTTGGAAGTGTTGGGAAAGGCCTTGCACTTGGCGATTGAGCGCCTTAAGCCGGGGGGGAGAATTGCGGTCATTAGCTTCCATTCCCTGGAGGATCGGATTGTGAAGGAAACCTTTCAAGAATATGCCGCCGGCTGCACCTGCCCTCCCGATTTTCCGGTCTGTGTTTGCGGAAAAGAACCGATCGTCAAGATCATCACCAGAAAACCGATCCTTCCTTCGGAGGAGGAGATCGAAACAAATCCCAGGGCTCGTTCGGCGAAACTAAGAGTGGCGGAAAAAGTGATGGAGACGGAAAAGGCGGGAAAATCTTTAAATCTTACGAGATAAAAGAACAGATGAGCGAAAGTTACGAGAGTGCAAATCTCAGTTAGCAAATACAGAAGCAGAGGAGGGGAAGTAGATTGAGCAAAATCTACTACGGAAATTTAGCCGTCAAACCGCAAGAAAGCTACACCTATAAGCCTACTCAAAAAGCCGGTACCAAGAAGAAAAAAGTGGTCATCCATTATACGCTCCCTTTGAAGGAAAAATTGGCATACCTTCTCCTGCTTGCCGCAATGGTGGTGGTGGCCGGTTTTATTCTTTCCAGGTATGCGATGATTGCGGAGGAAAACTATCAAATTGAAAAAATGAAGCGAGAAATAGCCGATATAGAGAAAGAGAGCGAAGTACTCCGCATCCAAGTGGCCGAGCTATCTTCTCCGGAACGCATCTTAAAGATCGCCAACGAGATGGGTCTCACCCGAAGAGATGGCAATGTGGCGACGGTAAAAATCGCAGGATTGGAAAAGTCGGATCAGGCGGAAAACACCCCTTGAAGGAGGAAAGATCTCCTTTGAAAAGAAGCAGAGTCCACTAGAAATATCACAATTCCCCTCTTAGGATCCATAAGCGTAAAGGGGAGGAAATAATCGGATGAAAAAAAGAATCACGGTACGGTCCATTTTGTTTGTAGGAGGCGGAATTACCCTTCTCTTTTTTTCTTTAATCGGACGAATTTTTTATCTTCAAGTCGTGCAGGCCGATTGGCTGAATGAAAGTGCGATGGCCCAATGGCAACGGGAAGAATGGATGGAGCCGCAGCGGGGAATGATCATGGATCGGAATGGTCAGCCGCTGGCATACAGTGGCCCCGCCTACACCGTGGTGGCGGTTTTAAGCGAAAAAGCCCCCTCCCGGGTGGAAAATCCGATGGATACGGCGGAGAAGCTAGCCCCCATCTTGCAAATGAGCAAAGAGAGCCTTCTCAGTCTTTTGAGCAAAAAAGATCGTTATCAGGTGGAACTTCGCCCCGGGGGATGGAAGATCGATGAATCCAAGGCGAAGGAGATTGAAGCGCTTCGTCTACCCGGCATTTATCTCAGCAAGAGCACCAAAAGGTATTACCCAAACCAAGCTTTTCTCTCCCCTACTTTGGGTTATGTGGATAAGGAAGGGGAGGCGAAGATGGGACTGGAGCTCATGTATGATTCCATCTTGCGGGGTACGCCGGGGAAAGGAGTCTTCCTGACGGATCGCTCCAAAAACGTTCTTCCGGCAGGAGTGGAGAACTATCAACCGGCAGTGGATGGCAAAAATCTCCGTCTTACCGTCGACGAAAGGATTCAGCATTTTGCGGAGCAGGCTTTGGATGATGCGGCAAGCAGGTACCGGGCAAAAGGGATGATGGTCCTCGTCGCCGACCCCAATACAATGGAGATGCTGGCCATTGCCTCCAGGCCCGATTTTGATCCGAATCAATATACCCAAATCACCGATTACCGGAATCTTCCCCTACAGGTTCCCTATGAGCCGGGTTCGACGTTTAAAGTGATTACGTTAGCTGCCAGCATAGAGGAGGGAGTTTTTCATCCTGACGAGGTGTACCAGGCAGGTCGGTACGAGTCGAAGGTGATTCGACCTGCGATCAAGGATTATTACAACAATTTAGGGTGGGGGAAGATCACCTTTCGCCAGGGGATTGAGCGTTCCTCCAACGTAGGGGCGGTTATCCTCGGTTTCGAAAGGCTTGGCAAGGAAAAACTGTTTCAATACTATAAAAAATTCGGTTTCGGCGAGCCCACCGGAATTGATTATCCCCATGAAGGGGTGGGAAAACTCCCTCCTCCGAATGCTCCTCCCCGGGATATCGCCACCACCACCTTTGGTCAAGCGATCACGGTGACGGCGATCGAACAACTGCGGGCGGTCTCCGCCGCCATCAATGGAGGGAAATTGCTGCGGCCTTATTTAGTGAAGGAGATCCTAGACCCCAAGACCGGAAAGGTGTTGACGGAGAATAAACCCGTTGTGGAGCGGCAGGTCATCTCTCCGGAGACCTCCTCCGAGGTGAGGAAGGTGCTGGAGGGAGTAATCACCTCTCCGGAAGGGACGGGGAGAGGATACGCCATCGAAGGGTACCGCATCGGGGGGAAGACCGGAACGGCGCAAAAACCGGACGTGAACGGCTCCTATTCCCGTGATAAGTTTATCTATTCTTTTGTGGGGTTTGCACCCGTGGATAATCCCCGCCTTATTGTTTACGCGGTGGTGGATGAGCCCGATATGACGGCGATCTCCAGCAGTCAGGTGGTCGGGGAAATTTTTCGCAGCGTGATGAAGAATAGCCTTCAGTACCTTCAGATCCCCCCCGATGCCTCCCTTTCTTCTCCCCAAAATCCCGGGGGGAAGGAAAAGGCCGCTTCCCTTCTTCCTGAGAGTCAAACCGCGCCTCAGCTCTTAACCATCCCCACCTTTGTGGGAGAAATGGCTTCCAGTGCCAAACAAAAAGCCCTTGAGTTAGGACTAAAGCCTGTCGTGTTGGGAAAAGGGAAGAAAGTGACGGGACAATATCCTCAGGGGAATGAGGAAGTGATGGCGGGGCAAACCCTCTATCTCGTCACGGACGGGGAGGTCCTCATGCCCGATCTTACCGGCGTGAGCCTAAGGGATGTCCTAGCCTTGTCTCAATTGCTAAAAATAAATATAAAAACAAACGGTTCCGGCTATGTAACGAGCCAAACACTCGCTCCTGGAAAACCCATTGCGGAAGGCACG
The DNA window shown above is from Thermicanus aegyptius DSM 12793 and carries:
- the rsmH gene encoding 16S rRNA (cytosine(1402)-N(4))-methyltransferase RsmH, producing the protein MFHHRTVLLQEAVEALQIKENGIYVDGTLGGGGHSEAILSRLKNGLLIGIDQDDRAIAAAGERLHPGKNRLLLVRDNFVHMDAILNQQGIEKVDGFLFDLGVSSPQLDEEERGFRYQEEAPLDMRMDRRQSLTAYEVVNEWPEGELTRIIREYGEERFARSIARRIVERRKTAPIATTGELVEVIKEAIPAPARRTGPHPAKRTFQAIRIAVNRELEVLGKALHLAIERLKPGGRIAVISFHSLEDRIVKETFQEYAAGCTCPPDFPVCVCGKEPIVKIITRKPILPSEEEIETNPRARSAKLRVAEKVMETEKAGKSLNLTR
- the mraZ gene encoding division/cell wall cluster transcriptional repressor MraZ, translating into MFMGEYRHAMDEKGRLTIPAKFREELGERFVLTRGLDQCLFVYPMEEWKNLEGKLKGLPFTKADARAFSRFFFSGAVECELDKQGRVNIPATLLSFARIEKECVIIGVSNRVEIWSEAGWTAYLSEKQGSFDEIAEKLVDFDL
- the ftsL gene encoding cell division protein FtsL, which produces MSKIYYGNLAVKPQESYTYKPTQKAGTKKKKVVIHYTLPLKEKLAYLLLLAAMVVVAGFILSRYAMIAEENYQIEKMKREIADIEKESEVLRIQVAELSSPERILKIANEMGLTRRDGNVATVKIAGLEKSDQAENTP
- a CDS encoding penicillin-binding protein, whose product is MKKRITVRSILFVGGGITLLFFSLIGRIFYLQVVQADWLNESAMAQWQREEWMEPQRGMIMDRNGQPLAYSGPAYTVVAVLSEKAPSRVENPMDTAEKLAPILQMSKESLLSLLSKKDRYQVELRPGGWKIDESKAKEIEALRLPGIYLSKSTKRYYPNQAFLSPTLGYVDKEGEAKMGLELMYDSILRGTPGKGVFLTDRSKNVLPAGVENYQPAVDGKNLRLTVDERIQHFAEQALDDAASRYRAKGMMVLVADPNTMEMLAIASRPDFDPNQYTQITDYRNLPLQVPYEPGSTFKVITLAASIEEGVFHPDEVYQAGRYESKVIRPAIKDYYNNLGWGKITFRQGIERSSNVGAVILGFERLGKEKLFQYYKKFGFGEPTGIDYPHEGVGKLPPPNAPPRDIATTTFGQAITVTAIEQLRAVSAAINGGKLLRPYLVKEILDPKTGKVLTENKPVVERQVISPETSSEVRKVLEGVITSPEGTGRGYAIEGYRIGGKTGTAQKPDVNGSYSRDKFIYSFVGFAPVDNPRLIVYAVVDEPDMTAISSSQVVGEIFRSVMKNSLQYLQIPPDASLSSPQNPGGKEKAASLLPESQTAPQLLTIPTFVGEMASSAKQKALELGLKPVVLGKGKKVTGQYPQGNEEVMAGQTLYLVTDGEVLMPDLTGVSLRDVLALSQLLKINIKTNGSGYVTSQTLAPGKPIAEGTEIEVSLRPLSVLSPNGQE